In Desulfobacterales bacterium, a genomic segment contains:
- a CDS encoding electron transfer flavoprotein subunit beta/FixA family protein translates to MEILVCVKRVPDTSENEIAVNASGSDIQRDDLVYSVNEWDNYAVEEAIQIRDNVGGSVTVVTVGDDEADEVLRREMAMGADNGIHCNDNAFEGSDGKGVATILKGVVEKGKYDLILTGAQADDGAGQVGGMLAAMLNVPYASLVSSVEVLNDKKLKVGREVAGGNQEMNEIDLPCVLSIQTGINEPRYVGIRGIRKVASVDIPVKGAADLGLSAGAVGAAGAKVKRIDYFVPQMGDGAEILEGSMEEIATKLVELLKAKGGIK, encoded by the coding sequence ATGGAAATCTTAGTATGCGTCAAGCGAGTACCGGATACCTCGGAAAATGAAATAGCGGTGAACGCGAGCGGATCCGATATTCAGCGCGATGACCTGGTTTATTCGGTCAACGAGTGGGACAACTACGCAGTGGAAGAAGCCATTCAGATTCGCGACAATGTCGGCGGTTCTGTCACCGTCGTGACCGTGGGGGATGATGAGGCCGACGAGGTATTGCGTCGAGAAATGGCCATGGGTGCAGATAACGGTATTCACTGTAACGACAATGCCTTTGAAGGTTCCGATGGAAAAGGTGTCGCCACGATTCTCAAAGGGGTGGTGGAAAAAGGTAAATATGATCTTATTCTGACCGGTGCTCAGGCGGATGACGGCGCGGGCCAGGTGGGCGGCATGCTGGCCGCGATGTTGAATGTACCGTATGCCTCTCTGGTCAGCTCGGTGGAAGTGCTGAATGATAAGAAACTCAAGGTGGGACGGGAAGTTGCCGGCGGAAACCAGGAGATGAATGAGATTGATCTGCCTTGCGTGCTCTCGATTCAGACCGGTATCAATGAACCGCGCTATGTGGGGATTCGCGGAATTCGCAAAGTGGCTTCCGTGGACATTCCGGTAAAGGGAGCGGCGGATCTGGGCCTTTCCGCCGGTGCCGTTGGCGCGGCCGGTGCCAAAGTCAAACGGATCGATTATTTTGTCCCCCAGATGGGAGATGGCGCTGAAATTCTTGAAGGAAGCATGGAAGAGATCGCCACGAAACTGGTTGAACTCTTAAAAGCCAAAGGAGGGATCAAGTAA